The uncultured Flavobacterium sp. genome contains a region encoding:
- a CDS encoding head GIN domain-containing protein: protein MKKVVHLAIFGAFLVGFMANAQSEKIKGNGKIVTETRTTSDYDAIKVSGFFDVNLVAGKEGKITIKGEENIVAAIVVEVEDNTLKIYTKKNLNLRPSMGKKIELTIPFEKISELNLSGSGDIQSKDPIKNDKFLARLSGSGNFNLDVDSNSLELNLSGSGNVRLKGTADNFTTKLSGSGDIDAAGLKSKNVDVNVSGSGNSHVNCNESLTARVSGSGDIKYSGNPEKRDVKVSGSGNISKA from the coding sequence ATGAAAAAAGTAGTACACTTAGCAATCTTTGGAGCATTTTTAGTAGGTTTTATGGCAAATGCACAATCTGAAAAAATAAAGGGAAATGGTAAAATAGTTACCGAAACCAGAACGACATCTGACTATGATGCTATAAAAGTATCAGGCTTTTTTGATGTTAATTTAGTAGCTGGAAAGGAAGGCAAAATTACCATTAAAGGAGAAGAAAACATTGTTGCAGCAATTGTTGTTGAAGTTGAAGATAATACGTTGAAAATTTATACTAAAAAGAATCTGAACTTGCGCCCAAGCATGGGAAAAAAGATAGAACTTACGATTCCGTTTGAGAAAATATCCGAACTAAATCTGTCAGGTTCAGGAGATATTCAATCAAAAGATCCAATTAAAAATGATAAGTTCCTGGCAAGATTATCTGGTTCAGGGAACTTTAATTTAGACGTAGATTCTAATTCTCTGGAACTTAATTTAAGTGGCTCAGGAAATGTGCGTTTAAAAGGAACTGCTGATAACTTTACTACAAAACTTTCCGGTTCAGGTGATATTGATGCTGCCGGATTAAAATCTAAAAATGTTGATGTAAATGTTTCAGGATCCGGAAATAGCCACGTTAATTGCAACGAAAGTTTAACGGCAAGAGTTTCTGGTTCAGGAGATATTAAATACAGCGGAAATCCTGAAAAACGTGATGTAAAAGTTTCTGGATCAGGAAATATTTCAAAAGCATAA